The following nucleotide sequence is from Gemmobacter aquarius.
AAGCCATGCGCTCGCCCTCGTCGGCGATGGTTTCGCGCACTTCCTCGGCCTTGGCGGTTGCGCCTGCCTTGAGGTCGGACATGGTGCTGCCTATCACGGATTTTGCGCCGCTCAGCGCTTCGCGGCCGGTTTCCTTGAGGTCTTCTGCGGCCTTGCGGGCGGTATCGGTGATTGATCCGGTGTCGGTTCCGGACTGGTTCGATTGGGTCATGTTGTCTGCTCCTCAGCCGATGAAATTGATGACCGCGAGCGCGACGACCACGATGCCGATGATGGTGAACAAGGAATACATGGGCCGGATTCTCCTGCGCTTTGGGCGGAATGGACCGGGAGCGGTGCCCCGGATGTAGCGTTGTGAGAACGCAACCATGAGTGGAATGTTCCGAGTGCAACAGCAGGCAGGCAAGGACGTGCAGACGGGAACCGCGGCCCGAGCGAAGCGTTGGCGCCAAGCCAAGGCCAACAGCGTAAAGGAGAAACCGAAATGCTTGGATGGGCTCTTGCTTTCCTTGTGATCGCTTTGATTGCAGGGCTTTTGGGGTTCGGCGGGATTGCGGGCGCTTCGGCAGGAATTGCACAATTCCTGTTTATCGTGTTCATCATCCTTTTTGTCATCGCGTTGATCGCGCGGGCCGTAAGGGGTCGTCCGCCCCTGTGACACTCTCCGGCTTCATCACGTTTCGACCGGCCGCCGCGACACCGTTCGCGGCGGCCGCAGTTTTGAGCGCTGCCGGAACCTTGCGGGGCTTTGTCCGTTGGGTCGTGCAACAACACGGGAGATCCCTTCGATGAACAGACTTATGATCGCGCTGCCGCTGGTCGGCCTTTTGGCAGCCTGCGAGACGCAGCAGCAGAACACGCTCGCAGGGGCCGCTGCCGGTGCGGCCATCGGTTCGGCCGTGGCAGATGATGGTCTGACGGGTGCCGTGATCGGTGGCGTCGCGGGGGCTGCCGCAGGATCGATGATTGGCCGCAATACCGCGGGCCAGTGCATCTATCGTCGCGCGGACGGATCGACCTTTACGGCCGCGTGCTAAGGCCACGCTAGGGGCCGGCAGAGGGCTCTGGTGGCCGGACCGGCGGGCTTTCGGGCCTGCCGGTTTTTTGATGCTCTAGGCTGTCTGTCGCAGATCGGGGCGCAGATCGGGGCGCAGATCGGTTCGCTGGAGCGCGTCGTTCAGGTTGTCGAGCAGGGCGTGAAATCTGTCGGGAATGCCTTGGTCAGCCGAAGGCAGCGGGGGCGTCCGCAGATAAGCCCGGCGCAAGCTGTTTTCGACGGAGTCGTCGGTCGGTGGCCAAAGCGGCCCGGTGGTGGGGCGTTGCATGGCACGGTTATCCTTTGCCTGTTTGGTGTTTTTTGTTCTTCGGGAACGATACGGACGCATTTGGGGTCCACATGAACGCGCGAACCGTCTGCAAAAAGTTGGATTATTGCAAAACTGTGTAACTTTGGACACGGTTTTAAATGGGTTATCGCCTTGGGCGTCGGGCGCGGTCGGGATTCCAACTGCGCCCTTTGCACAAAACGAACTTACTTGTCCTTGGTCGAGCCTGACGAAGTCATCGTGCTGCCGCCACCTGACGGGCGGTTGGTGCCCGATCCGCCGGAAGAACCGGATTCGCCGGACTCGGCGCGTACTTCCGAACCGCTGCCCGAGGATCCGCCGACGGTCCGGCTGGTCCGCCACTTGTTGAACTCGTCATCGAACGACTTTTGCCGCTCTTGGTTGAATGCATCCCAATCCTCGTCGAACTGGCGGTTCTGACGCTCGCGCCACGCGTGGTAATGCGGGTCGTTTTGGCGGTGCTGACCGCCACCGCCGCCACCCATGCCGGACTGGCTTCTCTGGCCAAAGCCTTGCGAAGATTGGCCCGACTGGTCGTTGCCGCCACCGAACAGCCCACCGATGGCCTGACCGATCGTCGAGCCGAGGCCGCCCGATTGACCCGGTTGATCATGCTGGCCCCAATGCGAGCCAGGCTGATGCGAACCAGACTGATGCGAACCAGGCTGGCCCCAGTTTTGACCGGACTGACCACCGGACTGCCCGTAGCTACCCTGGCCGCCGGACATTCCACCTTGCTGGTTGCCTATCTGGCCGCCCATGCCGGACGATCCGCCGCCGACGTGGGCCATCCCGCCGCCTTGGTGCTGACCGGGATGTTGCTGGCCGGGCTGTGCATAGACGCCATAGCCTTGACGGCCATAATCCTGCTGGCCAGTCCCGCCGCCCATCGGTTGGCCGTAGCCCTGACCGTAGCCACCCGAGCCATACTGCCCGCCATAGCCGCTGCCACCCGTATGATCTGCTCCCGACGTCTGGCCATACCCGCCTTGCGATTGGCCATAACCGGATTGCCCGTGCGTTTGCTGGGCCTGATTGCCGCTCTGGCTTTGGCCATATTGCTGGCCTTGCTGATTGTCAGCCTGCTGGCCGTATTGCTGCGACTGGCCGCGATCTTCGTTGCGGTGGTCGTCGCTACCTTGGCCGTAACCTTTTTCATGGTTCGCCATCGTTGCTCCTCCGTCTGATAGGGCGATGCGCCCGGTGTTGGTCAAACGTCACCTTGGCTAGGGCGTTCCGGCTGATCGGTCGGGGAGTTGCACTGGTTTGATTGCACGCCGGACACCGGCAGAGGCTTGCCGAAGAGGCTATCAATCTGGGGGAACCTAGCGAGGAGCCCTGCCGTTTCGGGTGGCATAGACATGTTTGGGATGGGTAGGAGATGACGGCGACGCAACAGAACTTCGTGGCCAGACAGCAGTCGGGCGCGGGAGACGAACTGCGCCGCCTGCTTGTCCCGCAGGCACGTCCGCAATCTGTCCAGCGACAAGAGGTTATTCTGCGCCGGGGAACGGTTGGCGAAGCCCTGCTGTTGTTGCAGCACGGCTGGGCAGTGGCGCGTGGACAAAAGCAAAACGGGCGGTCGGCGATCCTGCGGATGTATTTGCCCGGTGACGTGATCGGCCTTGCGGACCTTGGCCTCGCTTTGGTGCAGCAGGATGTCGTGATGCTGACCGAGGGGTTGGTTCACATCGTGCCAAAGAGCGCCGTGACCGGACTGGCGCGGCATAACCCGCGGCTTTGGCCTTTGCTGTTGGCGCTGTCCAATGTCGAGGTTTCGGTGGGACAGACACGGGCCATTCTGTTTGACCGTGCGTCCGCCGAGGATCGCTTGATCCATTTTCTGCTCGATATCCGCGGTCGGCTGGCTGTCGAGGGGATCGGCGATGGCAACCGTTTTCCTCTGCCGATGAATCAGACCGAGATTGGCGAGGCGACGGGAATGACAGGGATCTACGTCAATCGTCTGATCGGAAAACTGGTCCGGGACCGGCAGATAGAGGTACAGCGGCCCTATGTGCGTTTGCTGGAACGGGCAAACTTCGAGAACCGCATGGAAGCGATCGATCTGATCCCCGCGATCGACGTCGGGTGGGCGTTGCGCTGAATCACGGGCGCGTCGTTACCATAATCTTTCGGAAATTCGACCATAACCGTGGTGCCGCTTGCGCTTTCTGTGCGGACGGTTCCGCCGAGTTGCGACGTGAAGGCATCGACAAGCTGCCAGCCCATTTGGCGGGACGCAGTTCTTTGGTCGTAACCGGGACCATCGTCGCAGACTGTCAAACGCAATAATGCCCACCATAGTCCGGCAAATCCGTATCGCTGGTCAGTCTCGCTTTGGGTGTCCAAGTTTTGGACAGAAAAAGAAACTGCCAAAACGGGAATTTTCAACAACAGGTGGAAACGTGCCAACCGGAACCCTGCGCAATCCGGGCGGTTCGACAGCAGCACGGATGAAGCGGGGGTCGCATGGACGCAATTATCGAGGAAGTGGCGCGCGCTCCTGCGCTTGCCTGGGAAGTTATCGCACTTCGGATGTTGGGCGCGGTGATTTTTTGCGGACTGATCGGCATCGAAAGAGAGCATGCCAAGCAGGCAGCCGGCCTGCGGACGCATATCCTTGTCGGGTTGGCTGCATGTCTCTACTCGATTCTGACCCTTGACCTCGCCTCACGTTTCGAAGGTGACGAAGCGGTAAAGATGGATCCGCTGCGTATCGTCGAGGCCGTCACCGGAGGAGTGGCCTTTCTTGCGGCTGGAATGATCGTCTTTAGCAATGGAGCGGTGCGTGGGCTTACCACAGGGGCGGGCATGTGGTTGGCGGCTGCGGTGGGGCTTGCCGTCGGCCTTGGGCTGTGGGGTGTCGCGGCAATGGCGACGGTGCTTGCAGTCGTGGTGATGTCGCTCTTGGTGGTGCAGCGCGACTAGCGGAACCGCTGTCGGCGCGGCGCGTTCCTGTTTGACGGTAGAGGAGGATCGGCAATGCAGGATAGCGAAGCGTCGGGGCACAGTCTGGTGTCATCGGATGATGTGGTCGGCACCGAGGTTTACAACACGTCGGGCGAGCATATCGGCGCAATCGACCATGTCATGATAGATAAGATTTCAGGCAAGATTGCCTATGCCGTCATGGGGTTTGGCGGTGTGCTGGGCATTGGGGAAGAGCACTACCCCGTGCCTTGGGCCGCCTTGCGGTATGAGGTGTCACAAGGCGGATTCGTGACGGATGTTACGCCCGAGCAACTGGAAAATGCGCCCAGACGTGACGATGGCTGGTATGGCAGCCGAGACTGGGAAATCCGGACGCATGACAATTACGGGATACCGTATTACTGGATCTGACACGCTAAAGGATAAAGTCTCCGGCCGTTAGCAAGGTGACGCCTTGGACATGGATCTGCATGTCGGCGCGGCCGTTCCCGTCGACATCGACCGAAACGACTGCATCGCCCTTGACCACCTGATACCAGATAGCAAAGGACGCAGGTTTGGTACCGCTGAAGGCGAGCGACTGGTCATCTGCGAGAAGCGTATTCCCGTCGATCTGGTGCAGGTCGATCACATCGGTGCCCGATCTGAAATTGAAGATCATGTCGCGGCTTTTGCCGGTGGAGCTGTCCGCAGGGCCAAGGAAGACGAAACTGTCAGCGTTGTCGTCAAGCCCGCCATAGAGCATATCCTTGCCCGCACCGCCAATAAAGGTATCGGCGCCAGTTCCGCCCGAGAGCGTATCGTTCCCGCCATTTCCTGTCAGGATGTTCGAAGAACTGTCGCCGGTGAAACGGTCATTGCCGCTGCCACCCGTCAGATTTTCCACCCCTGTGATCGTGTCGGTCCCGTAACCGGTGTATTGGCCGGAGGCGGTACGAAGGTCGATGGTGGCGCCTGCGGTTCCGGTAACGATGACTGTGTCGTTTCCAGTCCCACCCGACATCACGTCATTTCCGGTGCTTACGGCCAAGCTATCGTCACCATCTCCCCCTAGCAGGACATCGTTACCAGTGCCGCCGTCAAGCTGATCATTTCCCGCGCCCCCGTCGAGCGTGTCGACACCGCCATTGCCCTTGAAACGATCATCGCCAGCCTGTCCAACAAAGTGGTTGGCAAAGTCATTGCCGACAAAGGAATTCGCGCCTGCTCCACCGGACAGGTTTTCGATGTTCGTGATCGTATTGACACCATACCCGGTGGTCTGTGCCGTCAATACGCGCAGGTCGACGCTCGCGCCGGTCGCGCCTGCAAAGCTCAGCCAATCGGTTCCGTTGCCGCCATCGAGAATGCTATCGCCTAGGCTGGCGAACAGCATATCGTTGCCTTCGCCGCCATACACACGGTCATGGCCCCCGCCGCCGTCCAGCGTGTCGTTGCCGCTATTCCCGTTCAGCGTCTCGTTTGCGATCGTGCCGGTCAGAAAGTTGTCACCGCCGTCGCCGGTCAGGAGAGAGGGGTCGGCAACCGGCGCGGGGGTGACGATGCCGGTGTCGGACGCAACATATTCCGAACCATATTCGTTCGGGCGGATGTCGAAGCCGTCAAGATTGCCGACAATGGGCGTGCCGTTGTAATTCCAGCTTCCTGCCCAGCTTTCCTGACCGGGCGAAACGGACCAGAGATCGACAAAACTTTTCTGCGGGCCGATTTGCCAGACGCCGCCCGGCATGTTCTGCGGTCCGTATTCCCCGACGACGTTGCCGTCGACATAGAACGTGGCGCCGCTGGTGGTGACGCTGACTTCGTAGGTGTGTTTGCCCTGCGATGCGTCAAAACCAAGGTCGACGATGACGGGACGGCCTATCGCCTGATCCAGCGAGATGTGCTGGCCCGACGCGTTCTCCATGTGGATGTTGAGCTGGACTTTGGTCGTGTCCTTGCCCACGAACTCAAAATCGAATTCCACCCACGGCTGGGTCTGATAGTTGGCCTTATAAGTGAACAGGCCGAAAACGGCACCGTCCTGCATCTTTGGGGCCTGTGCGACCCAAGTCCAAGTGCCTGTCGTGGCCACTTCGTTCGATTGAATCTCGCCTCCGCTATAGGGGCGGGTCGATCCCGCAGGAGCAGCGCCAAGCGTCAGGTTCACGGACCCATCGGCGGCGCGGTTCACGTTATCGGAAGACCAATTCATATTGCCGGTCTGACCTGCTGCCCAGGTAGAAACCAACCAACTGTCCGCCGTCGAGGTTTGACCCGAAACATAGGTCCTGATTTGCGAGTCGTATACGATAGCCACGGTATTTCCTTCCACTTGGCATGCAGAAGCCTGTCGCCCTGAAGGCGGGGATGACTGCGTGGTTTCGGGGCGCGGCCGTTGCCGCCATTCTCCCGAAGGTTGTAGTTTAGCGTCCCCGCCCCCTGCTATCGGGCGAAGGGTGGGGAAAACGCGGCATAGGGATGATGTATGGGCGGCAAAGGCCATACCGGAACGATCAGCCACCGGTTTGTAGGCATTTTCCTGCCATCGGGCAGGGACGAAAAAACGTGCGTTTCGGCTGGCTTGGCTTAGTTTAGGCGCTTCGCTTGACCCAATACAGCCGGCCCGTCGCAGCCCTTGCGATGATCTTCGCCCAATCGCCGCGGGCGAGTGTCGCGGCATCGCCTATCCGGCCAAGGCGCAGCATGCGTGCTGCCGTTGCGCAACGCATTCGGGCGATTTCCGACGGATCGCAGCGAAATGAGATCAACCTTTGCGGGTTCAACGCAAAGGCGATGAAAGCGCAATCGGACGAGACGAGTTCGTAGGGGCGGTAGCCGGCAAGCTCGGTCAGTTTGGCGGCTACGGCAGGCACAAGCCATGCCGCTTCGGCATCGGTAAGCCGGAGTGCCCGGCACAGGGGACCGAGACTTTCCGGCAGGGTCAGCGCGGTGGTCAAAAGCGCGGAAACCTCGGGTGACAGAGGTATGTCGGCTTCGCGTCTGCGCTGACGACGTGCCGATATTGCAGCAATTTGCGAGCAGATCGCCA
It contains:
- a CDS encoding Crp/Fnr family transcriptional regulator codes for the protein MTATQQNFVARQQSGAGDELRRLLVPQARPQSVQRQEVILRRGTVGEALLLLQHGWAVARGQKQNGRSAILRMYLPGDVIGLADLGLALVQQDVVMLTEGLVHIVPKSAVTGLARHNPRLWPLLLALSNVEVSVGQTRAILFDRASAEDRLIHFLLDIRGRLAVEGIGDGNRFPLPMNQTEIGEATGMTGIYVNRLIGKLVRDRQIEVQRPYVRLLERANFENRMEAIDLIPAIDVGWALR
- a CDS encoding MgtC/SapB family protein produces the protein MDAIIEEVARAPALAWEVIALRMLGAVIFCGLIGIEREHAKQAAGLRTHILVGLAACLYSILTLDLASRFEGDEAVKMDPLRIVEAVTGGVAFLAAGMIVFSNGAVRGLTTGAGMWLAAAVGLAVGLGLWGVAAMATVLAVVVMSLLVVQRD
- a CDS encoding PRC-barrel domain-containing protein yields the protein MQDSEASGHSLVSSDDVVGTEVYNTSGEHIGAIDHVMIDKISGKIAYAVMGFGGVLGIGEEHYPVPWAALRYEVSQGGFVTDVTPEQLENAPRRDDGWYGSRDWEIRTHDNYGIPYYWI
- a CDS encoding family 16 glycosylhydrolase — translated: MNWSSDNVNRAADGSVNLTLGAAPAGSTRPYSGGEIQSNEVATTGTWTWVAQAPKMQDGAVFGLFTYKANYQTQPWVEFDFEFVGKDTTKVQLNIHMENASGQHISLDQAIGRPVIVDLGFDASQGKHTYEVSVTTSGATFYVDGNVVGEYGPQNMPGGVWQIGPQKSFVDLWSVSPGQESWAGSWNYNGTPIVGNLDGFDIRPNEYGSEYVASDTGIVTPAPVADPSLLTGDGGDNFLTGTIANETLNGNSGNDTLDGGGGHDRVYGGEGNDMLFASLGDSILDGGNGTDWLSFAGATGASVDLRVLTAQTTGYGVNTITNIENLSGGAGANSFVGNDFANHFVGQAGDDRFKGNGGVDTLDGGAGNDQLDGGTGNDVLLGGDGDDSLAVSTGNDVMSGGTGNDTVIVTGTAGATIDLRTASGQYTGYGTDTITGVENLTGGSGNDRFTGDSSSNILTGNGGNDTLSGGTGADTFIGGAGKDMLYGGLDDNADSFVFLGPADSSTGKSRDMIFNFRSGTDVIDLHQIDGNTLLADDQSLAFSGTKPASFAIWYQVVKGDAVVSVDVDGNGRADMQIHVQGVTLLTAGDFIL
- a CDS encoding DUF1328 domain-containing protein, whose protein sequence is MLGWALAFLVIALIAGLLGFGGIAGASAGIAQFLFIVFIILFVIALIARAVRGRPPL
- a CDS encoding YMGG-like glycine zipper-containing protein, which codes for MNRLMIALPLVGLLAACETQQQNTLAGAAAGAAIGSAVADDGLTGAVIGGVAGAAAGSMIGRNTAGQCIYRRADGSTFTAAC